The Limnospira fusiformis SAG 85.79 genomic interval CTCAATCCCAATCACGGCTAGAATCGCAGATAGAAGCGATCGCATCTCAACTCCAATCCCAATCGTCACAGATAGAAGCGATCGCATCTCAACTCCAATCCCAGAATGAAGCGATCGCATCTCAACTCGAGTCGATAACTGAAGCCGTGGCAGATACTCCCATCGTGTCTTATTCTGGTTTTGATTATAGCCAACTCAACAGATTATTGAAATCAGGCCAGTGGAAAGCTGCCGACGAAAAAACGGCTAAGATGATGTGTAGGGTGGCGGGAAAAACCCACGATGGATATTTAAACTATGATGATATCAAAAACTTTCCCTGCGAGGATTTGCGAATCATCGATGGTCTTTGGGTCAAACACAGCAGGGGACGCTTCGGGTTTAGTGTCCAGAAGCAAATTTACATCAATTGTGGAGGTAAGCCTGATGGAAGCTATCCAAAAGGTGATGATATATTAGAGCGGTATGCTGACCAGGTGGGATGGCGAGTTGGAAGGTCTTGGATTTTGAAGTCAGATTGCACGTTTGCGGCGATTGCTCCCTGTGGCCATCTTCCTTTTTGGCCTTGGTTATACGAGTGGTATCAGGTAGGCCATTCATTGAAGTCTGTAGGAGTGCATTTGTTCTCTCGCGCACAGACTTGTCTACTGTAGCATATAAACACTTCAGGCAGTCCCTAGTGGTGCTTTAATGAAATGTAACGCACCGTTGACCATTACAATGTTAATCAAATGTCAACACCACTCCTACTCTCCATTGGCGGTGGGTTACGCACTCAACCCACCCTACGAAGTCTTACTTCTCCACTGGTGGTAGAAACTGGGTTTCTAGTTCCTCTCGGTGGGTTATAGTAGCATAAAGCCGGGTTTCTCTGCACCCGGTTTCTACGTCTTATCGGGGTTGAGAATTATGGCGAAATGTCCCGTTTGTGAAACCGAATATACACCAAATGAGGTGGAAACCTGTTCCGTGTGTGGTTATGACCTGACACCCTATCCCCCTGTGATTGGTGGGATACCCTCCGGGTTTTTGGAGAAGGAGAAAAAACGCATTGCGGCAGCCAAGCGGGTTTGGCAATTGTCTCAGTCTCAGGTAGAGTCCGCACAGTTGATGGTCTCTCACCTACAGTCTCAGTTAGATGAAATGACCCGGAAAATTGACGGTTTTACCACTACTCAATCACGCCTAGAATCCCAGAATGAAGCGATCGCATCTCAATCGCTATCACGGCTAGAATCTCAGGTCAAAGCGATCGCATCTCAATCGCTATCACGCCTAGAATCTCAGGTCAAAGCGATCGCATCTCAATCCCAATCGCTATCACGCCTAGAATCGCAGATAGAAGCGATCACATCTCAACTCCAATGCCAATCGTCACAGGTCAAAGCGATCGCATCTCAATCCCAATCGCTATCACGCCTAGAATCGCAGGTCAAAGCGATCGCATCTCAATCCCAATCGCTATCACGCCTAGAATCGCAGATAGAAGCGATCGCATCTCAATCCCAATCGCTATCACGCCTAGAATCGCAGGTAGAAGCGATCGCATCTCAATCCCAATCGCTATCATGGCTAGAATCTCAGGTCAAAGCGATCGCATCTCAATCCCAATCACGGCTAGAATCGCAGATAGAAGCGATCGCATCTCAATCCCAATCGCTATCATGGCTAGAATCTCAGGTCAAAGCGATCGCATCTCAACTCCAATGCCAATCGTCACAGATAGAAGCGATCGCATCTCAATCCCAATCACGGCTAGAATCGCAGATAGAAGCGATCGCATCTCAATCCCAATCACGGCTAGAATCGCAGATAGAAGCGATCGCATCTCAATCCCAATCACGGCTAGAATCGCAGATAGAAGCGATCGCATCTCAATCCCAATCACGGCTAGAATCGCAGATAGAAGCGATCGCATCTCAACTCCAGTCGATAACTGAAGCCGTGGCAGATACTACCATCGTGTCTTCTTCTGGTTTTTTGTATACCGAACTCGACAGATTATTGAAATCAGGCAACTGGAAAGCTGCCGACGAAGAAACGGCTAAGATGATGTTAGCGGTGGCGGGAAAAACCTCTAGGAGATATTTAGACGACGATGATATCAAAAACTTTCCCGGCGAGGATTTGCGAATCATCGATGGTCTTTGGGTCAAACACAGCAGGGGACGCTTTGGGTTTAGTGTCCAGAAGCAAATTTACATCAATTGTGGAGGATTGCCTGTAGGAAACTATCCAGGTGATACAGCGTGGTGTCAGTTTTGTGACGAGGTGGCATGGCGATATAATGGGGATTACGTGGTCTGGTCTGATTGCACGTTTTCCGCGACTGCTCCCCGCGGTCATCTCCCAAGTTATACCGGGCACTATAGTACTTTTACATCTCTTCTCTCGCGCACAGACTTGTTAACCTTTAACATATAAGCACTTCTAAGCACTTCAGGCAGTTGTCAAGTTCTTGTTTTCGGCAACTTTTTCACAGAAACATCGGCACCTCCCCCTATTCTATGCCTGGCACTCCACTCAAAGCGGTAGCCATTGGCTTTGACAAACTTTTAGGCCACTTCTGTAACCTCTGTACTTTCGCGTTTCCGGAATATTCCCAGGAAGTTTCATCTGTCCGGGAGATGTCTTTTTCCCACTGAGTGAAGAAACCCGGTTTCTATCAGGGTTATAGGTAAATACCGAAATATGTCCGTCGTAACCGAGTTTCTCAGTTCCTCTCGGTGGGTTATCATAGCATAAAGCCGGGTTTCCCTACACCCGGTTGTCGTGATTTATCAGGGTTGGGAATGATGACGAAATGTCCTGTTTGTGAAACCGAATATACAGAAAATGAGGTCGAAACCTGTTCCGTGTGTGGTTATGACCTGACCCCCTATCCCCCTATTGACGAGATACCGTCCGAGTTGTGGGAGAAGGAGAAAAAACGCATTGCCGTCGCCAAGCGGGTTTGGAAATCGTCTCAGTCTCAGGTAAAGTCCGCACAGTTGATGGTCTCTCACCTGCAGTCTTATTTATATGAGACGACCCGGAACATTTACGGTTTTACCCAATCCCAATCTCAACTTCCATCCCAGAGTCAAGCGATCGCATCTCAATCCCAATTGCTATCACGCCTAGAATCCCAGAGTCAAGCGATCGCATCTCAATCCCAATTGCTATCACGCCTAGAATCTCAGGTCAAAGCGATCGCATCTCAACTTCCATCCCAGAGTCAAGCGATCGCATCTCAACTTCCGTCCCAGAGTCAAGCGATCGCATCTCAACTTCCGTCCCAGAGTCAAGCGATCGCATCTCAACTTCCATCCCAGAGTCAAGCGATCGCATCTCAACTTCCATCCCAGAGTCAAGCGATCGCATCTCAACTCCAATCCCAGAGTCAAGCGATCGCATCTCAACTCCAATCCCAGAGTCAAGTGATCGCATCTCAACTCCAATCCCAGAGTCAAGCGATCGCATCTCAACTCCAATCCCAGAGTCAAGTGATCGCATCTCAACTCCAATCCCAGAGTCAAGCGATCGCATCTCAATCCCAATTGCTATCACGCCTAGAATCCCAGGTAGAAGCGATCGCATTTCAACTCCCATCCCAGAGTCAAGCGATCGCATCTCAATCCCAATTGCTATCACGCCTAGAATCCCAGAGTCAAGCGATCGCATCTCAACTCCCATCCCAGAGTCAAGCGATCGCATCTCAACTCCCATCCCAGAGTCAAGCGATCGCATCTCAACTCCCATCCCAGAGTCAAGCGATCGCATCTCAACTCCCATCCCAGAGTCAAGCGATCGCATCTCAACTCCCATCCCAGAGTCAAGCGATCGCATCTCAACTCGACGAGTCGATAACTGAAGCCGTGGCAGACATTACTTCCATCGTGTCTTCATCCTCTGGTTTTGATTATAGCCAACTCGACAGATTATTGAAATCAGGCCAGTGGGAAGCAGCCGACGAAGAAACGACTAAGATGATGTGTAGGGTGGCGGGAAAAACCTCTAGGAGATATTTAGACGACGATGATATCAAAAACTTTCCCGGCGAGGATTTGCGAATCATCGATGGTCTTTGGGTCAAACACAGCAGGGGACGCTTCGGGTTTAGTGTCCAGAAGCAAATTTACATCAATTGTGGAGGATTGCCTGATGGACGCTATCCAGGTGATACAATATGGGAGCGCTATTGCGGGGAGGTGGGATGGCGAGTGAATGGGTCGTATATATCATGGTCTGATTGCACGTTTTCGGAGGCAGCTCCCCTGGGCCATCTTCCCGCCCGTTTTGTTGGGGTTGGTTGGTGGTTGGGTTTTGGTGTGGGACTGGTAAGGCGTAGGTTAGCACTCTTCTCTCGCGCAGAGACTTGCAGACTGTAGCATATAAGCACTTCAGGTGAAGAAACCCGGTTTCTATCAGGGTTATGGGTAAATCCGAAAGATGTCCGTTTCTACCCGGTTTCTAGTTCCTCTCGGTGGGTTATCATAGCATAAAGCCGGGTTTCCCTGCACCCGGTTGTCGTGATGTATCGGGTTGGGAATGATGGAGAAATGTCCCGTTTGTGAAACGGAATATACACCAAATGAGGTGGAAACCTGTTCGGTGTGTGGTTATGACCTGACACCCTATCCCCCTGTGATTGATGGGATACCGTCCGGGTTTTTGGAGAAGGAGAAAAAACGCATTGCGGCAGCCAAGCGGGTTTGGCAATTGTCTCAGTCTCAGGTAGAGTCCGCACAGTTGATGGTCTCTCACCTGCAATCTCAGTTAGATGAGACCACCCGGAAAATTGACGGTTTTACCACTACTCAATCACGGCTAGAATCACAGATAGAAGCGATCGCATCTCAACTAGAATCCCAGAGAAAAGCGATCGCATCTCAACTAGAATCCCAGAGAAAAGCGATCGCATCTCAACTCCAATCCCAATCGTCACAGATAGAAGCGATCGCATCTCAACTCGAGTCGATAACTGAAGCCGTGGCAGACATTACTCCCATCGTGTCTTCTTCTGGTTTTGACTATACCGAACTCGACAGATTATTGAAATCAGGTGAGTGGAAAGCAGCCGACCAAGAAACGACTAAGATGATGTGGAGGGTGGCGGGAAAAACCAGGGGATATTTATACAACGATGATATCAAAAACTTTCCCTGCGAGGATTTGCGAATCATCGATGGTCTTTGGGTCAAACACAGCAACGGACGCTTCGGGTTTAGTGTCCAGAAGCAAATTTACATCAATTGTGGAGGATTGCCTGATGGAAGCTATCCAGGTGATACAATATGGGAGCGCTATTGCGGGGAGGTGGGATGGCGAGTGAATGGGTCGTATATATCTAGGTCTGATTGCACGTTTTCGGCGGCAGCTCCCCTGGGCCATCTTCCCGGAATGGCGATGGATGAGTATTGGGGGGTTTTTTTGGAAAGTGGGGTTGCACTCTTCTGTCGCGCACAGACTTGTAAACTGTAGCATATAACCACTTCAGGCAGTCCCTAGTGGTGCTTTAATCAAATGTAACGCACCGTTGACCATTACAATGTTAATGAAATGTCAACACCACTCCTACTCTCAATTGGCGGTGGGTTACGCACTGAACCCACCCTACGAAGGAGTAGGGTGCGTTAATGAAATGTAACGCACCGTTGACCATTACAATGTTAATGAAATGTCAACACCACTCCTACTCTCCATTGGCGGTGGGTTACGCACTCAACCCACCCTACGAAGGAGTAGGGTGCGTTAATGAAATGTAACGCACCATTGACCATTACAATGTTAATGAAATGTCAACACCACTCCTACTCTCCATTGGCTGGCGGTGGGTTACGCTACGCTAACCCACCCTACGAAGGAGTAGGGTGCGTTAATGAAATGTAACGCACCGTTGACCATTACAATGTTAATGAAATGTCAACACCGTTCATGCTCTCAATTGGCTGGCGGTGGGTTACGCTACGCTAACCCACCCTACGAAGGAGTAGGGTGCGTTAATGAAATGTAACGCACCGTTGACCATTACAATGTTAATGAAATGTCAACACCACTCCTACTCTCCATTGGCGGTGGGTTACGCACTCAACCCACCCTACGAAGAAGTAGGGTGCGTTAATGAAATGTAACGCACCGTTGACCATTACAATGTTAATGAAATGTCAACACCGTTCATGCTCTCAATTGGCTGGCGGTGGGTTACGCACTCAACCCACCCTACGAAGAAGTAGGGTGCGTTAATGAAATGTAACGCACCGTTGACCATTACAATGTTAATGAAATGTCAACACCGTTCATGCTCTCAATTGGCTGGCGGTGGGTTACGCACTCAACCCACCCTACGAAGAAGTAGGGTGCGTTAATGAAATGTAACGCACCGTTGACCATTACAATGTTAATGAAATGTCAACACCGTTCATGCTCTCAATTGGCTGGCGGTGGGTTACGCACTCAACCCACCCTACGAAGAAGTAGGGTGCGTTAATGAAATGTAACGCACCGTTGACCATTCAAATGTTAATGAAATGTCAACACCACTCCTACTCTCCATTGGCGGTGGGTTACGCACTCAACCCACCCTACGAAGGAGTAGGGTGCGTTAATGAAATGTAACGCACCGTTGACCATTCAAATGTTAATGAAATGTCAACACCGTTCATGCTCTCAATTGGCTGGCGGTGGGTTACGCACTCAACCCA includes:
- a CDS encoding GUN4 domain-containing protein yields the protein MAKCPVCETEYTPNEVETCSVCGYDLTPYPPVIGGIPSGFLEKEKKRIAAAKRVWQLSQSQVESAQLMVSHLQSQLDETTRKIDGFTTTQSRLESQIEAIASQLQSQNEAIASQSQSRLESQIEAIASQLQSQSSQIEAIASQLQSQNEAIASQLESITEAVADTPIVSYSGFDYSQLNRLLKSGQWKAADEKTAKMMCRVAGKTHDGYLNYDDIKNFPCEDLRIIDGLWVKHSRGRFGFSVQKQIYINCGGKPDGSYPKGDDILERYADQVGWRVGRSWILKSDCTFAAIAPCGHLPFWPWLYEWYQVGHSLKSVGVHLFSRAQTCLL
- a CDS encoding GUN4 domain-containing protein encodes the protein MAKCPVCETEYTPNEVETCSVCGYDLTPYPPVIGGIPSGFLEKEKKRIAAAKRVWQLSQSQVESAQLMVSHLQSQLDEMTRKIDGFTTTQSRLESQNEAIASQSLSRLESQVKAIASQSLSRLESQVKAIASQSQSLSRLESQIEAITSQLQCQSSQVKAIASQSQSLSRLESQVKAIASQSQSLSRLESQIEAIASQSQSLSRLESQVEAIASQSQSLSWLESQVKAIASQSQSRLESQIEAIASQSQSLSWLESQVKAIASQLQCQSSQIEAIASQSQSRLESQIEAIASQSQSRLESQIEAIASQSQSRLESQIEAIASQSQSRLESQIEAIASQLQSITEAVADTTIVSSSGFLYTELDRLLKSGNWKAADEETAKMMLAVAGKTSRRYLDDDDIKNFPGEDLRIIDGLWVKHSRGRFGFSVQKQIYINCGGLPVGNYPGDTAWCQFCDEVAWRYNGDYVVWSDCTFSATAPRGHLPSYTGHYSTFTSLLSRTDLLTFNI
- a CDS encoding GUN4 domain-containing protein, which translates into the protein MMTKCPVCETEYTENEVETCSVCGYDLTPYPPIDEIPSELWEKEKKRIAVAKRVWKSSQSQVKSAQLMVSHLQSYLYETTRNIYGFTQSQSQLPSQSQAIASQSQLLSRLESQSQAIASQSQLLSRLESQVKAIASQLPSQSQAIASQLPSQSQAIASQLPSQSQAIASQLPSQSQAIASQLPSQSQAIASQLQSQSQAIASQLQSQSQVIASQLQSQSQAIASQLQSQSQVIASQLQSQSQAIASQSQLLSRLESQVEAIAFQLPSQSQAIASQSQLLSRLESQSQAIASQLPSQSQAIASQLPSQSQAIASQLPSQSQAIASQLPSQSQAIASQLPSQSQAIASQLDESITEAVADITSIVSSSSGFDYSQLDRLLKSGQWEAADEETTKMMCRVAGKTSRRYLDDDDIKNFPGEDLRIIDGLWVKHSRGRFGFSVQKQIYINCGGLPDGRYPGDTIWERYCGEVGWRVNGSYISWSDCTFSEAAPLGHLPARFVGVGWWLGFGVGLVRRRLALFSRAETCRL
- a CDS encoding GUN4 domain-containing protein, whose translation is MMEKCPVCETEYTPNEVETCSVCGYDLTPYPPVIDGIPSGFLEKEKKRIAAAKRVWQLSQSQVESAQLMVSHLQSQLDETTRKIDGFTTTQSRLESQIEAIASQLESQRKAIASQLESQRKAIASQLQSQSSQIEAIASQLESITEAVADITPIVSSSGFDYTELDRLLKSGEWKAADQETTKMMWRVAGKTRGYLYNDDIKNFPCEDLRIIDGLWVKHSNGRFGFSVQKQIYINCGGLPDGSYPGDTIWERYCGEVGWRVNGSYISRSDCTFSAAAPLGHLPGMAMDEYWGVFLESGVALFCRAQTCKL